The window CCTATTGCTTCGGCATTGACTTGCCCCATTAAGTCGACCTCAACTGCAGAATTGATGCTTATCAAGTTGTGCAGCTGGCCAATAACTGCGGGGTCATTTACATAATCAACCGGCAACATCTCGACCATCGGGTTGTCATCCACGAAGTCGTACAGCTTTCTAGTCCCCATAAGGAAGGTAGCCACTAACCGACCTCGGTGGTGCTCTTTAAGTTGATTGGTAATTACTCCCTTTTCAACCAAATCCACGGTGCTGTCAGAGAACATCTCGCTATGGATGCCGAGATCCTTGCGGTCGGTCAGGTAACGCGCTACGGCGTCGGGTATCCCACCGATGCCCAGCTGTAGGGTAGCCCCATCAGGTATTAGCTCGGCCACATTATGCCCGATGGCATCTATAACCGCGTCCGACTGCACAGGTGGGAATTCCCGTAATGGCTCCTCAGATTCTACTACCCAGTCAATGTTACTGATGTGAATAAAGTTCCCCATAGTCCTTGGCATCTGCGAGCGCACCTCAGCAATCACTACCCGAGCACAGCTGGCTGCTGCCACTGCATAATCAACTCCAATACCAAAGCTACAAAAGCCATGGCGATCTGGTGGAGAAACGCAGATCATGGCTACATCCACGGGTAAGAGGTTATCATAGAAGAGTCTAGGAATCTCGAAGAATCGGCAGGGAGTATAATCAGCCCGCCCTGATGCAACCGCATCCCGTGTACTGGGCCCAGCAAAAAGTACGTTGGGACGAAAGGCTTCCTGCATTCCTGGTTGGGCATAAGGGGCGGGTCCAGCCGCTACCATTTGCACTATCTCAACGTTTCGCAGTTCGTCCCGCCGTTGGCACAAGCTCTTCAACAGAACATCTGGCTGGGCATTGAAGTTGCCTACCACTACTCGAGAATTGGATTCAATGACAGATACCGCCTTTTCAGGGGTAACTAACTTGCTACGATACTCCTCTTGCCACCGCATAAGTAATCCCTCCGCCTCCAAAATCTCTTATCTCTCTATCATCATCTTTGTTCTTTTGGTCACAATGTTATTGTACTACAACCAGAAGCTCCCGGGGCGACTTTTCTTTCCGTAGAGCTTTGCGCTGTTGGAACCCGGGCATAGATAGCTTGCGCCTTTTAGGGCGCTCGGCGGTATTTGTTTAGCTTGCGGGCCACGGTGGACTGGTTTACTTTCAAGGCTTTGGCCGCCTTATAGGTGCTGCCGTAAACATCAACCGCTTTCTCAATCAGCTGCCGTTCAACCTCGTCAACAGCTTGTTTCAGCGGCAAGATCC of the Clostridia bacterium genome contains:
- a CDS encoding acetyl-CoA hydrolase/transferase family protein; translated protein: MRWQEEYRSKLVTPEKAVSVIESNSRVVVGNFNAQPDVLLKSLCQRRDELRNVEIVQMVAAGPAPYAQPGMQEAFRPNVLFAGPSTRDAVASGRADYTPCRFFEIPRLFYDNLLPVDVAMICVSPPDRHGFCSFGIGVDYAVAAASCARVVIAEVRSQMPRTMGNFIHISNIDWVVESEEPLREFPPVQSDAVIDAIGHNVAELIPDGATLQLGIGGIPDAVARYLTDRKDLGIHSEMFSDSTVDLVEKGVITNQLKEHHRGRLVATFLMGTRKLYDFVDDNPMVEMLPVDYVNDPAVIGQLHNLISINSAVEVDLMGQVNAEAIGGVQISAVGGQMDFVEGARRSPGGMSIIAMPSTAAGGKVSRIVPYLNPYTPVTTPRYAVDVVVTEYGVAYLRGKSLRQRAEALMAIAHPRFQSELEEEWKEHVEGRKLASRVG